From the genome of Candidatus Binatus sp.:
AGATGCGGCCATGCGCGCGCCGCAACATTTGCGATGGCCCCGTTCGCGTTGTCGATGTTAAAATCTTTCGCAGCCGAATAACCACCGAAGGAGCCGCCCTGTGATCGTTCTCTACACCACCGAACGCGATTATCCGTGGGGCACGCTGCGCTCGACCCACGCGTGCAAGACCAAGGTCGTCCTCGAAGAAAAAAACATCCCGTATCGGATCGAAAATCTTCCACCGGGAAATCTCTGGAAGAAGCCGCCCGAGATGCTCGCGAAGCATCCGCTCGGCAAGGTGCCTTACATAGAGGACGGCGAGCTGGTGATTTTCGACTCGACGGTCATCGACGAGTACCTCGAGGAGCGTTACGGGCCGCCGCGCCTGATGCCGTCGGATCCGAAGCTCCGGATGCGCGTGCGCGAGATCGAGAACTTCGCCGACGAGGCGATGCTGATCGGCAGCCTCCCACCCATCTGGATGCCCTACTGGAGCGAGCCGGCCAAGCGCAATGCGGCAGGGATGGAGCAAGGACGCGAGCTGCTACGAACGCGCGATCTGCCGTTTATCGAGCGCGTGCTCGGCCAGGCCGGCGCGGGCGGTTACGCGTGCGGAGAATTTTCGCTCGCCGACGTGCCGCTGATGGCGCTGGCGATGGTGCTCGAGGTCGACGCGATGAAGCTCGACGCGTTCCCGCGAGTCGATGCGTATCTGAAGCGGCTGCGCGAGCGCGGAAGTTACCGCGCGATCAGCCCGCACACGAAGGTGGCCGAGGCGAGTTCACACGCCTGACCGGCGCGGCGATCAGGTCTTCTGCGCGACCATCTTTTTCGAATGATGGGTCTTCGAAGACGCCTGGTGATTATGTGACGCGTGCCGCTTCCGGGAGCGCTTAGGCGCAAAGTCGGTCTTGATCGGCGCGGGCCGAATCGCCGGCTCGTCCTCGATGCCCGGGAAATACTTGCCCTCGTAGCGATGCACCTGCAACGCGGCAAGGAATTCCGCGTAATAATTTTTCACCGCGAAGCCGAAGTGCGGTCCCTGGTAGTGCTGGACCATTTGCGAGTAGTCGCCGCCGTAAATTCCCGCCGCGCGTGCCACTCCGCCGGTGCCGTAGTTGTACGCCGTAATCGCCAGCGGCCAATCGCCGAGCGTCTCGTAGTTCGATCGCAACAGCTTGGCCGCGGCGAGCGTCTCGCGCTCCGGGTTGAGGCGATCGTCGTGATAACGCGTGATTTTCATGTAATGCTTGCCGGTGTCACGCGTGAACTGCCAGATCCCAACCGCGCCCGCGCTCGATCGTGAAGCGCCGTAGAAGCCCGACTCGACATGCGCCAGCGTCACCAGCTCGGGCGGGAGCCCCGCGGTCCGGAAAATCC
Proteins encoded in this window:
- a CDS encoding glutathione S-transferase family protein, whose translation is MIVLYTTERDYPWGTLRSTHACKTKVVLEEKNIPYRIENLPPGNLWKKPPEMLAKHPLGKVPYIEDGELVIFDSTVIDEYLEERYGPPRLMPSDPKLRMRVREIENFADEAMLIGSLPPIWMPYWSEPAKRNAAGMEQGRELLRTRDLPFIERVLGQAGAGGYACGEFSLADVPLMALAMVLEVDAMKLDAFPRVDAYLKRLRERGSYRAISPHTKVAEASSHA
- a CDS encoding lytic transglycosylase domain-containing protein, which translates into the protein MLFEAKLTANRIVKVTAAFALAIAFGFAVPPNASSETRLPFPRPASIEPNVDFWVNAFTAYSERDFVVVDRDNVWRIYRVFHLPGDGQPTRSDIDWANSYLKIKYGEILSRLATGREPSDYEERQVAAMFKGEPPSAYAAAAQNLRVQEGLREQFHDGLLRSRYYRPTMERIFRTAGLPPELVTLAHVESGFYGASRSSAGAVGIWQFTRDTGKHYMKITRYHDDRLNPERETLAAAKLLRSNYETLGDWPLAITAYNYGTGGVARAAGIYGGDYSQMVQHYQGPHFGFAVKNYYAEFLAALQVHRYEGKYFPGIEDEPAIRPAPIKTDFAPKRSRKRHASHNHQASSKTHHSKKMVAQKT